The Humulus lupulus chromosome 4, drHumLupu1.1, whole genome shotgun sequence genome has a window encoding:
- the LOC133832944 gene encoding uncharacterized protein LOC133832944: MQVKQDGQADELTQFMTETRSSIRSLETQIGQLATLMENRAQGNLPSTTTVNPKGNLNEQCQAITLRSEIMYEGPSMEKKVEQKQDQQAPTIENKQKGEEKVTKNLQEKEVVPSVSIDHHIKIPYPQRLQKNRLDKQFAKFLEVFKRLHINIPFAEALEQMPSYVKFMKEILSKKRKMEDYETMALTKECSAILQRKLPHKLRDPGSFTIPCTIVKFECKHALCDLGASINLMPLSVFKRLGLGEAKPTTVTL, translated from the coding sequence ATGCAAGTAAAACAAGATGGTCAGGCTGATGAGTTAACTCAATTTATGACAGAAACGAGGTCATCAATTCGGAGCTTGGAAACTCAGATTGGACAGTTGGCCACGTTAATGGAAAACCGAGCTCAAGGTAACTTGCCAAGCACTACTACAGTGAATCCAAAGGGAAATCTTAATGAACAGTGTCAGGCTATTACCTTGAGGAGCGAAATCATGTATGAGGGACCAAGTATGGAGAAGAAAGTTGAGCAGAAGCAGGATCAACAGGCACCTACTATTGAGAACAAgcagaaaggtgaagagaaggtTACTAAGAATCTTCAAGAAAAAGAAGTGGTACCTTCGGTGTCTATAGATCATCACATCAAAATTCCATATCCACAGAGACTCCAAAAGAACCGTCTTGACAAGCAGTTTGCAAAGTTCTTAGAGGTATTCAAGAGGCTGCATATCAACATCCCCTTTGCAGAAGCGTTAGAACAGATGCCCAGTTACGTTAAGTTCATGAAAGAGATTTTATCAAAGAAGAGAAAGATGGAGGACTACGAAACTATGGCATTGACAAAAGAGTGCAGCGCTATTCTTCAAAGGAAGCTTCCACATAAGTTGAGGGATCCTGGAAGTTTCACAATCCCATGCACAATTGTTAAATTTGAGTGTAAGCACGCACTATGTGATTTGGGAGCCAGCATCAATCTCATGCCTCTATCAGTAttcaaaagacttggtttgggtgagGCAAAGCCAACCACTGTTACGCTATAG